Proteins encoded by one window of Acinonyx jubatus isolate Ajub_Pintada_27869175 chromosome X, VMU_Ajub_asm_v1.0, whole genome shotgun sequence:
- the TLR8 gene encoding toll-like receptor 8 isoform X1: MWDGSNKTSFDCLSVSSKENMTLQSLLLTCLFLLISDSHEFFTEANYSRSYPCDEKRQNGSIIAQCNDRRLREVPQTVSKYVTALDLSYNFITHITNESFQGLQNLTRINLNHNANQQHLNENPDINRSGMNITDGAFLNLQNLNQLLLEDNQLDQIPAGLPGSLRELSLIQNNIIWVAKKNTSGLTNLERLHLSWNCYFGNNCKNKTFDIEDGTFESLTNLKVLSLSFNKLVHVPPKLPNSLTELYLSNAKIKVISQEDFKGLTNLRVLDLSGNCPRCFNAPFPCTPCEGGSSIQIHPLAFQTLTELRYLNLSSTSLQKIPAMWFQSMHNLKVLHLEFNYLVDEIASGEFLTKLPSLEILDLSYNYVKAKYPRYINISQNFSHLKLLQTLHLRGYVFQELRAEDFQPLMNLSNLKTINLGINFIKQINFTLFQNFSNLSIIYLSENRISPLVNDIKQNDMSGSSFQSHIRRLRSADTEFDPHSNFYHNTNPLIKPQCTVYGKALDLSLNSIFFIGREQFKAFHDIACLNLSSNGNGQVLHGTEFSAVPHIKYLDLTNNRLDFDDDNALSDLPELEVLDLSYNAHYFRIAGVTHRLGFIQNLTQLKVLNLSHNSIYTLTEQDLRSMSLKELVFSGNRLDILWNAEGDKYWKIFTNLGNLTWLDLSSNNLRHIPNEAFLNLPQSLTKLYIRDNVLNSFNWTLLQLFPHLQLLDLSGNRLSSLTNSLSKFTPSLRTLLLRRNRISHLPSNFLSEASSLIHLDLSSNLLKMINKSTLQTKTATNLTILELGRNPFDCTCDIGDFRRWMDENLDVTIPRLADVICSSPGDQRGKSIVSLELTTCVSDTIAAILCFFTFFITITVMLAALGHHWFYWDVWFIYHVCLAKIKGYRSLSTSQTFYDAYVSYDTKDASVTDWVINELRFHLEESEEKNVLLCLEERDWDPGLAIIDNLIQSINQSKKTIFVLTKKYAKNWNFKTAFYLALQRLMDENMDVIIFILLEPVLQNSQYLRLRQRICKSSILQWPDNPKAERLFWQSLKNVVLTENDSRYNNLYVDSIKQY; the protein is encoded by the coding sequence CACATAACAAACGAATCATTTCAAGGGCTGCAAAATCTTACTAGAATAAATCTAAACCACAATGCCAATCAACAGCACCTGAATGAAAACCCTGATATAAACAGAAGTGGCATGAATATTACAGATGGGGCATTCCTCAACCTACAAAATCTAAACCAGCTACTGCTTGAAGACAATCAGTTAGACCAAATACCTGCTGGTTTGCCGGGGTCTTTGAGGGAACTTAGTCTAATTCAAAACAACATAATTTGGGTAGCTAAAAAGAACACTTCTGGACTTACGAATCTGGAAAGACTCCATCTGAGCTGGAACTGCTATTTTGGCAATAATTGTAAGAACAAAACTTTCGACATAGAAGATGGGACGTTTGAAAGTCTTACAAATTTGAAGGTGCTGTCACTGTCTTTTAATAAACTTGTCCATGTGCCACCTAAACTGCCAAACTCCCTAACAGAACTTTACCTTAGCAATGCCAAGATTAAAGTCATCAGTCAGGAAGACTTCAAGGGATTGACAAATTTAAGAGTGCTAGATTTAAGCGGGAACTGTCCAAGGTGTTTCAACGCGCCATTTCCCTGTACACCTTGTGAAGGAGGCTCTTCAATTCAGATCCATCCTCTTGCTTTCCAAACCCTGACGGAACTTCGCTACCTAAACCTCTCTAGCACTTCCCTCCAGAAGATTCCTGCAATGTGGTTTCAAAGTATGCATAATCTGAAGGTGCTGCATCTGGAATTCAACTATTTAGTTGACGAAATAGCCTCTGGGGAATTTTTAACGAAACTGCCCTCCTTAGAAATTCTTGACCTATCTTACAACTATGTAAAGGCGAAATATCCAAGATATATTAACATTTCTCAAAACTTCTCTCATCTGAAGTTGCTCCAGACATTGCACTTGAGAGGTTATGTGTTCCAGGAACTTAGAGCAGAAGATTTCCAGCCCCTCATGAATCTCTCAAACTTAAAGACTATCAACTTGGGCATTAACTTTATTAAGCAAATTAATTTTACCCTTTTCCAAAATTTCTCCAACCTGAGCATCATTTACTTGTCAGAAAACAGAATATCACCCTTAGTAAATGACATCAAGCAAAACGATATGAGTGGTTCCTCTTTTCAAAGTCATATCCGTAGGCTACGCTCAGCAGATACTGAGTTTGACCCACATTCAAATTTTTATCATAACACCAACCCTTTAATAAAGCCACAGTGTACAGTTTATGGCAAAGCCTTAGATTTAAGCCTgaacagtattttctttattggGCGAGAGCAATTCAAAGCTTTTCATGACATTGCCTGCTTAAATCTGTCTTCTAATGGCAACGGCCAAGTGTTACACGGGACTGAATTTTCAGCTGTACCTCACATCAAATATTTGGATTTGACAAACAATAGACTGGACTTTGATGATGATAATGCTCTCAGTGACCTGCCAGAGTTAGAAGTTCTAGATCTCAGCTACAACGCACACTATTTCCGAATAGCAGGGGTAACGCACCGCTTAGGATTTATTCAAAATTTAACACAACTAAAAGTTTTAAACTTGAGCCACAACAGCATTTATACTTTAACGGAGCAAGACCTGAGAAGCATGTCCCTGAAAGAGTTAGTTTTCAGTGGAAACCGCCTTGACATTTTGTGGAACGCCGAAGGTGACAAGTACtggaaaatttttacaaatctcGGGAATCTGACATGGCTTGATTTGTCCTCAAATAACCTTAGGCACATCCCGAATGAAGCTTTCCTTAACTTGCCCCAGAGCCTCACCAAACTATACATAAGAGATAATGTATTAAATTCCTTTAACTGGACACTGCTCCAGCTGTTTCCTCATCTCCAGTTGCTCGACTTAAGTGGAAACAGGCTGTCCTCTTTGACCAACAGCCTCTCTAAATTCACGCCTTCTCTTCGCACGCTGCTACTGCGTCGAAACAGGATTTCCCACCTGCCCTCCAACTTTCTTTCTGAAGCCAGCAGTCTGATACACCTCGATTTAAGTTCCAACCTGCTGAAGATGATCAACAAATCCACACTTCAAACTAAGACCGCCACCAACCTAACCATTTTGGAACTAGGTAGGAACCCTTTTGACTGTACCTGTGACATTGGAGATTTTcgaagatggatggatgaaaatcTGGATGTCACCATTCCTAGATTGGCAGACGTCATTTGCTCTAGCCCGGGGGATCAAAGAGGGAAGAGCATCGTGAGTCTAGAGCTAACAACTTGTGTTTCAGACACCATTGCGGCGATATTGTGTTTCTTCACGTTCTTTATCACCATCACAGTTATGTTGGCTGCCCTGGGTCACCATTGGTTTTACTGGGATGTTTGGTTTATCTATCATGTGTGTTTAGCTAAGATAAAAGGCTACAGGTCTCTTTCCACATCCCAAACTTTCTATGATGCCTACGTTTCTTATGACACCAAAGACGCCTCTGTTACCGACTGGGTGATAAATGAGCTACGCTTCCACCTAGAAGAGAGCgaagaaaaaaatgtgctccTCTGTTTAGAGGAGAGGGACTGGGACCCGGGCTTAGCCATCATCGATAACCTCATCCAGAGCATAAACCAAAGCAAGAAAACAATATTTGTCTTAACcaaaaaatatgccaaaaactGGAACTTTAAAACGGCATTCTACTTGGCCTTGCAGAGGCTAATGGATGAGAATATGGATGTGATTATATTTATTCTGCTGGAGCCAGTGCTACAGAATTCTCAGTATCTGAGGCTGCGCCAAAGGATCTGCAAGAGCTCCATCCTTCAATGGCCTGACAACCCCAAGGCAGAACGCTTGTTTTGGCAAAGTCTGAAGAACGTGGTCTTAACTGAAAATGATTCACGGTATAACAATCTGTATGTTGATTCCATTAAACAATACTAA
- the TLR8 gene encoding toll-like receptor 8 isoform X2, translated as MTLQSLLLTCLFLLISDSHEFFTEANYSRSYPCDEKRQNGSIIAQCNDRRLREVPQTVSKYVTALDLSYNFITHITNESFQGLQNLTRINLNHNANQQHLNENPDINRSGMNITDGAFLNLQNLNQLLLEDNQLDQIPAGLPGSLRELSLIQNNIIWVAKKNTSGLTNLERLHLSWNCYFGNNCKNKTFDIEDGTFESLTNLKVLSLSFNKLVHVPPKLPNSLTELYLSNAKIKVISQEDFKGLTNLRVLDLSGNCPRCFNAPFPCTPCEGGSSIQIHPLAFQTLTELRYLNLSSTSLQKIPAMWFQSMHNLKVLHLEFNYLVDEIASGEFLTKLPSLEILDLSYNYVKAKYPRYINISQNFSHLKLLQTLHLRGYVFQELRAEDFQPLMNLSNLKTINLGINFIKQINFTLFQNFSNLSIIYLSENRISPLVNDIKQNDMSGSSFQSHIRRLRSADTEFDPHSNFYHNTNPLIKPQCTVYGKALDLSLNSIFFIGREQFKAFHDIACLNLSSNGNGQVLHGTEFSAVPHIKYLDLTNNRLDFDDDNALSDLPELEVLDLSYNAHYFRIAGVTHRLGFIQNLTQLKVLNLSHNSIYTLTEQDLRSMSLKELVFSGNRLDILWNAEGDKYWKIFTNLGNLTWLDLSSNNLRHIPNEAFLNLPQSLTKLYIRDNVLNSFNWTLLQLFPHLQLLDLSGNRLSSLTNSLSKFTPSLRTLLLRRNRISHLPSNFLSEASSLIHLDLSSNLLKMINKSTLQTKTATNLTILELGRNPFDCTCDIGDFRRWMDENLDVTIPRLADVICSSPGDQRGKSIVSLELTTCVSDTIAAILCFFTFFITITVMLAALGHHWFYWDVWFIYHVCLAKIKGYRSLSTSQTFYDAYVSYDTKDASVTDWVINELRFHLEESEEKNVLLCLEERDWDPGLAIIDNLIQSINQSKKTIFVLTKKYAKNWNFKTAFYLALQRLMDENMDVIIFILLEPVLQNSQYLRLRQRICKSSILQWPDNPKAERLFWQSLKNVVLTENDSRYNNLYVDSIKQY; from the coding sequence CACATAACAAACGAATCATTTCAAGGGCTGCAAAATCTTACTAGAATAAATCTAAACCACAATGCCAATCAACAGCACCTGAATGAAAACCCTGATATAAACAGAAGTGGCATGAATATTACAGATGGGGCATTCCTCAACCTACAAAATCTAAACCAGCTACTGCTTGAAGACAATCAGTTAGACCAAATACCTGCTGGTTTGCCGGGGTCTTTGAGGGAACTTAGTCTAATTCAAAACAACATAATTTGGGTAGCTAAAAAGAACACTTCTGGACTTACGAATCTGGAAAGACTCCATCTGAGCTGGAACTGCTATTTTGGCAATAATTGTAAGAACAAAACTTTCGACATAGAAGATGGGACGTTTGAAAGTCTTACAAATTTGAAGGTGCTGTCACTGTCTTTTAATAAACTTGTCCATGTGCCACCTAAACTGCCAAACTCCCTAACAGAACTTTACCTTAGCAATGCCAAGATTAAAGTCATCAGTCAGGAAGACTTCAAGGGATTGACAAATTTAAGAGTGCTAGATTTAAGCGGGAACTGTCCAAGGTGTTTCAACGCGCCATTTCCCTGTACACCTTGTGAAGGAGGCTCTTCAATTCAGATCCATCCTCTTGCTTTCCAAACCCTGACGGAACTTCGCTACCTAAACCTCTCTAGCACTTCCCTCCAGAAGATTCCTGCAATGTGGTTTCAAAGTATGCATAATCTGAAGGTGCTGCATCTGGAATTCAACTATTTAGTTGACGAAATAGCCTCTGGGGAATTTTTAACGAAACTGCCCTCCTTAGAAATTCTTGACCTATCTTACAACTATGTAAAGGCGAAATATCCAAGATATATTAACATTTCTCAAAACTTCTCTCATCTGAAGTTGCTCCAGACATTGCACTTGAGAGGTTATGTGTTCCAGGAACTTAGAGCAGAAGATTTCCAGCCCCTCATGAATCTCTCAAACTTAAAGACTATCAACTTGGGCATTAACTTTATTAAGCAAATTAATTTTACCCTTTTCCAAAATTTCTCCAACCTGAGCATCATTTACTTGTCAGAAAACAGAATATCACCCTTAGTAAATGACATCAAGCAAAACGATATGAGTGGTTCCTCTTTTCAAAGTCATATCCGTAGGCTACGCTCAGCAGATACTGAGTTTGACCCACATTCAAATTTTTATCATAACACCAACCCTTTAATAAAGCCACAGTGTACAGTTTATGGCAAAGCCTTAGATTTAAGCCTgaacagtattttctttattggGCGAGAGCAATTCAAAGCTTTTCATGACATTGCCTGCTTAAATCTGTCTTCTAATGGCAACGGCCAAGTGTTACACGGGACTGAATTTTCAGCTGTACCTCACATCAAATATTTGGATTTGACAAACAATAGACTGGACTTTGATGATGATAATGCTCTCAGTGACCTGCCAGAGTTAGAAGTTCTAGATCTCAGCTACAACGCACACTATTTCCGAATAGCAGGGGTAACGCACCGCTTAGGATTTATTCAAAATTTAACACAACTAAAAGTTTTAAACTTGAGCCACAACAGCATTTATACTTTAACGGAGCAAGACCTGAGAAGCATGTCCCTGAAAGAGTTAGTTTTCAGTGGAAACCGCCTTGACATTTTGTGGAACGCCGAAGGTGACAAGTACtggaaaatttttacaaatctcGGGAATCTGACATGGCTTGATTTGTCCTCAAATAACCTTAGGCACATCCCGAATGAAGCTTTCCTTAACTTGCCCCAGAGCCTCACCAAACTATACATAAGAGATAATGTATTAAATTCCTTTAACTGGACACTGCTCCAGCTGTTTCCTCATCTCCAGTTGCTCGACTTAAGTGGAAACAGGCTGTCCTCTTTGACCAACAGCCTCTCTAAATTCACGCCTTCTCTTCGCACGCTGCTACTGCGTCGAAACAGGATTTCCCACCTGCCCTCCAACTTTCTTTCTGAAGCCAGCAGTCTGATACACCTCGATTTAAGTTCCAACCTGCTGAAGATGATCAACAAATCCACACTTCAAACTAAGACCGCCACCAACCTAACCATTTTGGAACTAGGTAGGAACCCTTTTGACTGTACCTGTGACATTGGAGATTTTcgaagatggatggatgaaaatcTGGATGTCACCATTCCTAGATTGGCAGACGTCATTTGCTCTAGCCCGGGGGATCAAAGAGGGAAGAGCATCGTGAGTCTAGAGCTAACAACTTGTGTTTCAGACACCATTGCGGCGATATTGTGTTTCTTCACGTTCTTTATCACCATCACAGTTATGTTGGCTGCCCTGGGTCACCATTGGTTTTACTGGGATGTTTGGTTTATCTATCATGTGTGTTTAGCTAAGATAAAAGGCTACAGGTCTCTTTCCACATCCCAAACTTTCTATGATGCCTACGTTTCTTATGACACCAAAGACGCCTCTGTTACCGACTGGGTGATAAATGAGCTACGCTTCCACCTAGAAGAGAGCgaagaaaaaaatgtgctccTCTGTTTAGAGGAGAGGGACTGGGACCCGGGCTTAGCCATCATCGATAACCTCATCCAGAGCATAAACCAAAGCAAGAAAACAATATTTGTCTTAACcaaaaaatatgccaaaaactGGAACTTTAAAACGGCATTCTACTTGGCCTTGCAGAGGCTAATGGATGAGAATATGGATGTGATTATATTTATTCTGCTGGAGCCAGTGCTACAGAATTCTCAGTATCTGAGGCTGCGCCAAAGGATCTGCAAGAGCTCCATCCTTCAATGGCCTGACAACCCCAAGGCAGAACGCTTGTTTTGGCAAAGTCTGAAGAACGTGGTCTTAACTGAAAATGATTCACGGTATAACAATCTGTATGTTGATTCCATTAAACAATACTAA